The Gouania willdenowi chromosome 7, fGouWil2.1, whole genome shotgun sequence genome includes a window with the following:
- the ubxn10 gene encoding UBX domain-containing protein 10: MYSNKLKSFIKGPNGPGVNSPLHAENMRDPPDRTARSRSQCSLETSRIQDLNQYKVLPSIQKRISGSEVDLDPHHQSAGAGTCSSDGESTAESSTWSSTVCGNNSSLLLAIRAPCGERFVQHFLSSDTLQTVRIITEQKLSSSYTGASIHTMDVPHRTFTELNMTLEQAGISNRSVLVITQQTQPEQT; this comes from the exons atgtattcAAACAAACTAAAGTCCTTTATTAAAGGGCCAAACGGACCAGGTGTGAATAGCCCGTTACATGCAGAGAACATGCGGGATCCACCGGACAGAACCGCCCGGTCCCGGTCCCAGTGTTCACTGGAGACCAGTAGGATCCAGGACCTAAACCAGTACAAAGTGCTTCCATCCATCCAGAAGAGGATCTCAGGCTCTGAGGTGGACCTGGACCCCCACCACCAGTCTGCTGGTGCTGGGACCTGCAGCTCTGATGGAGAGTCCACAGCAGAGAGCTCCACATGGAG CTCCACAGTGTGTGGGAACAACAGCAGTTTGCTTCTGGCCATTCGTGCTCCCTGTGGTGAGAGGTTTGTGCAGCACTTCCTGTCTTCAGACACTCTGCAGACAGTGAGAATCATCACAGAGCAGAAGCTCAGCAGCAGCTACACAGGAGCCTCCATCCACACCATGGATGTACCACACAGAACCTTCACTGAGCTCAACATGACTCTGGAACAGGCTGGTATCTCCAACAGGTCTGTGCTGGTCATCACTCAGCAAACTCAACCAGAGCAAACTTAA